CAAGAGAGTTTCTATTCAACACTCGAGAGAGATTTCCATGAAAAGGCAACAATAATTTCTTCTTTTAAAAATGTTGATGTTCTTATCAAGGCCATAAAAGAAACTAATGCCATCACTTTTTCAATTGAAAATAAGTTCATTCCTCAATACTCTCTTAGTTTTCAAGGTTATATTCCAGGTAATGAGTTGAAGTTATTTAATAACGATAGGACTAATGTCGGGCTATTAAAATGGTACGCTGAAAATACTATACAACCAAATATAAAAAATAATTCAAAAATTGACATAAGTAATCACATGTCTTTTATTAAAAACCCACAATTAATAAAAATTATAGAAATGATTGATGAGGCACAAGAGTCTATTCTAATAAGTGCTACTTACTTAGGAGGATCATTAGGAACAAGCCTTTCGAACTACCTTATTGAAAAAGTTAAAGAGCAAAAAATAAAGAACAAAGACTTCAAGATAATTATCTTTCATAATGCTAACATTCCTCTATCTTTGTCTGATGAAGTTAATATTACACTTCTTTCATTAAGTACCAAAGTACTAAGAGATGAAAATTTATCGAATAGTTTCTTTATTATTAAATCAAATGATTCTCTTATAAAAAATGAAGATAAAGTAAATCATGCAAAGGCCATTGTAATTGATGGAAACACAAATTACCCTCAGGCCTTGCTTGGCTCTAAGAACCTAGCGGATAGTAATGGAGGATACTCATTTGATAACTCTATATGGATAAAGGGTCCTGCCGCAGCAGTTATTCAAAATTCCTTATATGAAGATATTGTTCTATACTCTAAAACGCCTACCCAAAAGAAAGTAATTGAGAAATATTTTAAGATCACTAAAGAAGAATATCCAAGAGCAGGATTTCAGCCACTAAGAATTACAGAGTCCGACTTTAAAGGACACATCAAAAATACTCGAAATATTATTGTTGATATGATTATTCATGCTAAAGAAAATATATACATGGAGCAACTCTACTTACTTGATCCATATGTGATTAATGCAATAATTAAGAAGAAGATAGAACGACCAGATATCGATATTAAAATCATCATTGATAACAGTGAAATATTCAATATGAATGGACTACCAAACTCTATATTCATCAAAGAGTTTGCCCTTAATGGAATCAACCTTCGCGCGAGAAAGAATCTTGTACTCAAGTCAAACACAACACCTAATACTAACAAGGCCTTTCTTCAATTTAATAATAGAAAAGTTATTTCTGTAGATGGTGAAAAAATGGTCATAGGATCTGCAGACCTGAGCGCACAAGGTCTACAAGGAAATCAGAGGGAGATAGGCGTACAAATTTTTGATAAAACAGAAATAGCAAAATTTGAAAAGTCACTTCTTCTTGCCTGGGCCGATTCGACAAAAACAATTAATCTCGATATTGAAAACTTTGAAGCAAATATAAATGGAAAAACTTTTTCAAAGACTTTCTCAAGTTTAATCAACTCAGTATCAAAAGCATTCTTAAAGCTTAAAAATAGTATCAATAGTAAGCTTTAAGTTATTTGTGCCCATCTACTTCACAACCCGAGTCACCACCTTGAAGCTGAAATGCTTCTTGTTTAGGAGCTGCAAGCTTTTTAGAAATTTCTTCCTCAGTTTCACAAGATTCATCATCTTCTTTCTTTAAATCTGAAAAATCATCTGTAGCAGATATAGAATTAGACTTTTTAGAAAAATCATAGTCTTTAACTTTATCAGATGTAACTTTACTACCACCTTCTTGCTGACAAGATAGGATAAAAATTGACACGAGAAAAAATAATACTACTTTCATACGACCTACTTACTGTAATTAACCATTGGTAAACGCATCACTCTACGATACATCC
The DNA window shown above is from Halobacteriovorax sp. HLS and carries:
- a CDS encoding phosphatidylserine/phosphatidylglycerophosphate/cardiolipin synthase family protein, producing MILKFFIVFLFLTKGSFAGNFNITEAIRLKSIYSNYYESVFGNPNIARTELFKEELESLSENDKVYADSMIKNLSNHVPNDFLKAMVYWKVISKDSERFRDVLIFTMMYKSFILRDVLYSPTGSKNSKEYARKKLKELYHRKDFSQESFYSTLERDFHEKATIISSFKNVDVLIKAIKETNAITFSIENKFIPQYSLSFQGYIPGNELKLFNNDRTNVGLLKWYAENTIQPNIKNNSKIDISNHMSFIKNPQLIKIIEMIDEAQESILISATYLGGSLGTSLSNYLIEKVKEQKIKNKDFKIIIFHNANIPLSLSDEVNITLLSLSTKVLRDENLSNSFFIIKSNDSLIKNEDKVNHAKAIVIDGNTNYPQALLGSKNLADSNGGYSFDNSIWIKGPAAAVIQNSLYEDIVLYSKTPTQKKVIEKYFKITKEEYPRAGFQPLRITESDFKGHIKNTRNIIVDMIIHAKENIYMEQLYLLDPYVINAIIKKKIERPDIDIKIIIDNSEIFNMNGLPNSIFIKEFALNGINLRARKNLVLKSNTTPNTNKAFLQFNNRKVISVDGEKMVIGSADLSAQGLQGNQREIGVQIFDKTEIAKFEKSLLLAWADSTKTINLDIENFEANINGKTFSKTFSSLINSVSKAFLKLKNSINSKL